A genomic window from Acinetobacter lwoffii includes:
- a CDS encoding co-chaperone GroES, with protein MSNIRPLHDRVVIRRVEEETKTAGGILLPGSAAEKPAQGEIIAVGNGQITDNGVRALDVKVGDKVLFGTYAGTTVKVNGEELLIMKESDILAVLEA; from the coding sequence ATGAGCAACATTCGTCCATTACATGACCGCGTTGTTATTCGTCGTGTTGAAGAAGAAACTAAAACAGCTGGGGGCATTTTACTTCCAGGTTCGGCTGCTGAAAAACCTGCTCAAGGTGAAATCATTGCAGTTGGTAATGGTCAAATCACTGACAATGGCGTACGCGCGTTAGACGTAAAAGTTGGCGACAAAGTATTGTTCGGTACTTATGCAGGCACTACTGTAAAAGTAAACGGCGAAGAGCTTTTAATCATGAAAGAATCTGACATTTTAGCGGTATTAGAAGCTTAA
- a CDS encoding diacylglycerol/lipid kinase family protein, with amino-acid sequence MSNQSKPLSLIFNHKAGFRIQGPEGIYEQLIDIFSAQGYQTKAYEINDSQQFDKIMTEVLEQHLASSESGIIVAAGGDGTLNTVAKHVLNTQIPVGILPLGTFNYVARLLGIPLDLLEAAKVIATGQPQRMNVARINQEIYLNNASLGLYPLFIKKREDYNRIFGRLPLHAYTSALDVLIRDRKELKLKIWVDQKKYPVKTPLIFFGNNPLQLADMKMRIAEAAEKGKVAGVVVSKSDKLTLFKLVYQLIRGKIDQASDVYSFAADQVRIESRAKKLMVAIDGEIVEMAPPLNISVLKDSLNVMVPHDPASV; translated from the coding sequence ATGTCTAATCAATCTAAACCCTTATCGCTGATTTTTAATCATAAAGCTGGTTTTCGCATACAGGGGCCAGAAGGCATTTATGAACAGCTGATCGATATATTTTCAGCGCAGGGTTATCAAACTAAAGCTTATGAAATCAATGATTCACAGCAATTTGATAAAATTATGACTGAGGTGCTTGAACAGCATTTGGCATCTAGCGAGTCAGGAATCATCGTTGCGGCAGGCGGAGATGGCACTTTAAATACAGTCGCCAAACATGTGTTGAATACGCAAATTCCTGTCGGTATTTTGCCTTTAGGGACTTTTAACTATGTGGCGAGATTATTGGGGATTCCGCTGGATTTGCTTGAAGCGGCAAAAGTGATTGCGACAGGACAGCCACAACGTATGAATGTTGCTCGTATCAATCAGGAAATTTATCTGAATAATGCCAGTTTAGGTCTATATCCTTTATTTATTAAAAAACGTGAAGACTATAATCGTATTTTTGGTCGCTTACCGCTACATGCCTATACTTCTGCACTGGATGTTTTAATTCGCGACCGTAAAGAATTAAAACTAAAAATCTGGGTGGATCAAAAGAAATATCCGGTAAAAACACCACTGATTTTTTTTGGCAATAATCCCTTGCAACTGGCGGATATGAAAATGCGCATTGCAGAAGCGGCTGAAAAAGGCAAAGTGGCGGGAGTTGTAGTTTCTAAAAGTGATAAGCTTACTTTATTTAAGCTAGTGTATCAGCTGATTCGTGGCAAGATTGACCAGGCATCGGATGTTTATAGTTTTGCAGCCGATCAAGTTCGAATCGAATCCCGAGCCAAGAAACTGATGGTAGCGATTGATGGGGAAATTGTGGAAATGGCCCCGCCACTCAATATTTCTGTATTAAAAGATAGCCTAAACGTAATGGTGCCACATGATCCTGCATCTGTCTGA
- a CDS encoding metallophosphoesterase family protein encodes MILHLSDLHFGTEKPECLEAIRHFCQTHPLEAVVISGDLTQRARLGQFFACKKFLDQLNTPYMVIPGNHDIPLYHLWNRLFNPFTRYQIFFGELEPIFETENFYLIGVNSIRRRYHTKGHLSLEQIQRIDLTLAQAPASKLKIIVSHQPFYVPFQNKRGFKDSPLMAKIALEAWAEHGLFAVLHGHLHQPAIYDLNQMFGLGMDHPVYDVHAGTSASNRLHKDEPNSFNLIDATGKISQYLFDEVAQAFMLKADLPNK; translated from the coding sequence ATGATCCTGCATCTGTCTGATCTGCATTTTGGAACAGAGAAGCCGGAGTGTTTAGAAGCGATTCGGCATTTCTGTCAGACCCATCCACTTGAAGCCGTCGTCATCAGTGGTGACCTGACTCAGCGCGCACGTTTGGGTCAATTCTTTGCCTGCAAAAAATTTTTAGATCAGCTCAATACGCCTTATATGGTGATCCCGGGGAATCATGATATTCCGCTCTATCATTTGTGGAATCGGCTTTTCAATCCATTTACCCGTTACCAGATTTTTTTTGGTGAATTGGAGCCAATATTTGAAACTGAAAATTTTTATCTGATTGGGGTGAATTCGATCCGACGTCGATATCATACCAAAGGGCATTTATCCCTTGAGCAGATTCAGCGTATTGACCTGACGCTGGCGCAGGCACCTGCGTCCAAATTAAAAATCATTGTCAGCCATCAGCCTTTTTATGTGCCTTTTCAAAATAAGCGCGGTTTCAAAGACAGCCCATTGATGGCCAAAATTGCTTTAGAGGCTTGGGCAGAGCATGGTCTGTTTGCGGTGTTGCATGGGCATCTGCATCAACCGGCGATTTATGATTTGAATCAGATGTTCGGATTGGGGATGGATCATCCTGTATATGATGTACATGCAGGTACTTCTGCGTCAAATCGTCTACATAAAGATGAACCGAACAGCTTTAATCTGATTGATGCCACAGGAAAAATTTCTCAATATTTATTCGATGAAGTGGCACAAGCCTTTATGTTGAAGGCTGATCTGCCGAATAAATAG